In Candidatus Rokuibacteriota bacterium, one DNA window encodes the following:
- a CDS encoding MBL fold metallo-hydrolase, with the protein MEIAPGIHNVITERAPAVGVTNTYLVVGSGGAIWVDTGWDREGEAQARLDYWRGVGRPPLEGIVVTHRHPPHWGNAPAMQRVTGAPIIATAVERAAIEERMAGARVDRVVEDGETLSLGDVTVEFVHAPGHTYGSLAVFVRERNALFAGDNVMGTGTSVINPGEGEIALFLRTMEKFMRYDPAVIYPGQGPVVTDPRAKLQGLVRHRREREAQIVELLRQGPKSVDDLFGTIYPRLDARLGHLARNQILSHLAKLENEGRVSASGERFTCLNRS; encoded by the coding sequence ATGGAGATCGCACCCGGCATCCACAACGTCATCACCGAACGTGCCCCCGCCGTCGGCGTCACCAACACCTATCTGGTCGTCGGCAGCGGAGGGGCCATCTGGGTGGACACGGGCTGGGACAGGGAGGGCGAGGCACAGGCGAGGCTCGACTACTGGCGCGGGGTAGGCCGTCCGCCGCTCGAGGGCATCGTCGTCACGCACAGGCATCCGCCCCACTGGGGCAACGCGCCCGCCATGCAGCGGGTCACCGGCGCGCCGATCATCGCCACTGCGGTGGAGAGAGCCGCCATCGAGGAGCGCATGGCGGGCGCCAGGGTGGACAGAGTCGTGGAGGACGGCGAGACGCTCAGCCTGGGCGACGTGACGGTCGAGTTCGTCCATGCCCCGGGACACACGTACGGAAGCCTGGCCGTCTTCGTCCGCGAACGGAACGCGCTGTTCGCCGGCGACAACGTCATGGGCACGGGCACGTCCGTGATCAACCCCGGCGAAGGCGAGATCGCGTTGTTCCTCCGGACGATGGAGAAGTTCATGCGGTACGACCCCGCCGTCATCTACCCCGGCCAGGGGCCGGTGGTCACGGATCCTCGGGCCAAGCTCCAGGGGCTCGTTCGGCACCGGCGGGAGCGGGAAGCGCAAATCGTGGAGCTGCTGAGACAGGGGCCGAAATCCGTGGACGATCTCTTCGGCACCATCTACCCGCGCCTCGACGCGCGGCTTGGCCACCTGGCCCGCAATCAGATCCTGAGTCACCTGGCGAAGCTCGAGAACGAGGGCCGCGTGTCGGCGAGCGGAGAGAGGTTCACATGTCTAAACCGCAGCTGA